From Staphylococcus delphini, one genomic window encodes:
- a CDS encoding ABC transporter permease — MRKFAATFKLTYFKKLKARSFIVSTIIMMLLITGAANFDKIIKLFDGGSENVAIVTQDHTLYQQVKGQLSVINKEVHYEKLSEDEAKKQIKQEEIDQAYVIHEDKQHALTGTILSTSSPSDNDKGTLQAVLTQLQTQKIAQNLGLQGNDLQRLQSQSQIDNTIIQKSGQENSSASEDEQGFAKIITMLGTFLMFFIVFNYAQQIATEVATEKTSRVSEMIITSVKPTTHIMAKIAGVLALAFTQIVILCLTFVANYFIFDLQSMFGSVNLSLTPHLTRLIVFGVIFLILGILSFVILAAILGNLTARIEDLAQSLMPMTFLIMAAFYAGYFGSFNPDNIFINIMSYVPFFSPFVTFSRLALTTTPTFEAVIAVIIHIVLIGVLLFLAAKSYKNAVLSFEKGWKNVLKRAFQRED, encoded by the coding sequence ATGCGTAAGTTTGCTGCTACGTTTAAATTGACGTATTTTAAAAAGTTAAAAGCAAGGTCGTTTATAGTTTCAACGATTATTATGATGTTGCTCATCACAGGCGCCGCGAATTTCGATAAAATTATAAAGCTATTCGATGGTGGCAGTGAAAATGTCGCGATTGTGACACAAGACCATACATTGTACCAACAAGTTAAAGGGCAATTGTCGGTGATTAATAAAGAGGTCCATTATGAAAAATTGTCAGAAGATGAGGCTAAAAAGCAGATCAAACAAGAAGAAATTGATCAAGCGTATGTCATTCATGAAGATAAGCAACATGCTTTAACAGGGACGATTTTAAGTACATCGTCACCTTCTGATAATGATAAAGGAACATTACAAGCTGTATTGACGCAACTTCAAACGCAAAAAATCGCACAAAATCTCGGCTTACAAGGAAATGATTTGCAACGATTACAAAGTCAAAGTCAAATCGACAATACAATCATTCAAAAGTCAGGACAAGAAAATAGTAGTGCGTCTGAGGATGAACAAGGTTTTGCGAAAATTATTACGATGTTAGGCACATTTTTAATGTTCTTTATCGTCTTTAACTATGCACAGCAAATCGCTACAGAAGTGGCTACGGAAAAAACGTCACGTGTGTCAGAAATGATTATTACAAGTGTGAAGCCGACGACACATATTATGGCAAAAATTGCAGGCGTACTAGCACTTGCATTCACACAAATCGTCATTTTATGCCTAACTTTTGTCGCGAATTACTTTATTTTTGATTTGCAATCGATGTTCGGTTCAGTGAATTTATCGCTCACACCACACTTAACAAGATTGATTGTTTTCGGTGTCATTTTCTTAATTTTGGGCATTTTGAGTTTTGTTATTTTAGCAGCGATACTCGGTAATTTAACTGCCCGTATTGAAGATTTAGCACAATCGTTAATGCCGATGACGTTCTTAATCATGGCAGCGTTCTATGCAGGCTATTTTGGCTCATTCAATCCGGACAATATTTTTATTAACATTATGAGTTATGTACCGTTCTTTTCGCCATTCGTGACGTTCTCAAGATTAGCGTTAACGACGACACCTACCTTTGAAGCGGTTATCGCAGTCATTATCCACATTGTGCTTATCGGTGTATTACTTTTCCTTGCAGCGAAATCATATAAAAATGCAGTATTATCGTTTGAAAAAGGTTGGAAAAATGTATTAAAGCGCGCGTTTCAACGTGAAGATTAA
- a CDS encoding AraC family transcriptional regulator, which translates to MQLLWKMFKKNQFEANIDECGIEIGTPQGGYQYEVTKPAVLHVVMSGTGTLTYNQKKYTLKPGDLFLLCRGMNVHYESTLDEPWTYYWVGFSGKLVFDYLNRTSLYETRVIQNQPTNAIRQIIYRMCHRSIEYATESSDDIQHMRDLYELLYELHQHFPKPFHVVKNEKYSNVREAIRYMNDNYMHAISINDVAKHVNVSRSYLYKMFIKHIDQSPQHYLIHIRMYHASQLFKETDLQSQEIADRVGYKDPLLFSRAFKKHFGVTATQYREEHQ; encoded by the coding sequence ATGCAATTACTCTGGAAGATGTTTAAAAAGAATCAATTCGAAGCCAATATTGATGAATGTGGGATTGAAATTGGAACGCCTCAAGGGGGTTATCAATATGAGGTGACCAAACCAGCAGTGCTCCATGTGGTTATGTCTGGCACGGGTACACTCACATACAATCAAAAAAAGTATACATTGAAACCGGGTGACCTCTTCTTACTTTGTCGCGGCATGAACGTACACTATGAATCCACTTTGGACGAGCCGTGGACATATTATTGGGTGGGTTTTAGCGGAAAACTCGTTTTTGATTATTTAAACCGTACGTCTTTATATGAAACACGCGTCATTCAAAATCAACCAACGAACGCCATTCGCCAAATCATATATCGGATGTGTCACCGTTCCATTGAATACGCCACAGAAAGCTCTGATGATATTCAACATATGCGCGATTTATACGAACTCCTATATGAACTGCATCAACATTTTCCCAAACCGTTTCATGTCGTTAAAAATGAAAAATATTCTAACGTCAGAGAAGCGATTCGTTATATGAATGACAATTATATGCATGCGATTTCGATTAATGATGTCGCCAAACACGTCAATGTCAGCCGTAGCTATCTATATAAAATGTTTATAAAGCACATCGATCAATCCCCGCAACATTATTTAATTCACATTCGGATGTATCACGCATCACAATTATTCAAGGAAACAGATTTGCAAAGCCAGGAAATTGCAGATCGTGTGGGTTATAAAGACCCATTGCTATTTTCGAGAGCATTTAAAAAACATTTTGGTGTCACGGCGACCCAATATCGCGAAGAACATCAGTAA
- a CDS encoding HAAS signaling domain-containing protein, producing the protein MTKAEYLNTLYQYLKGMPESEKRDIVAEYENHFIEGLRDGKSEQEIIGMLGAPKEMARAINAQSAVNQAKESQKTSNITKALVTVIGLSLLNFILITGPLMIVLGILLSIVLMSVAFLMTPFALVFKYYVLSEVILIDDVFATVGWFGLGLILIVLLFFILKWSYIGFVKYLKWNVKLVKRGVSA; encoded by the coding sequence ATGACGAAAGCAGAATATTTGAACACCCTTTATCAATACTTAAAGGGCATGCCTGAATCAGAAAAACGAGACATTGTGGCTGAATATGAAAATCATTTTATTGAAGGGTTACGTGATGGCAAATCTGAACAAGAAATCATCGGGATGTTAGGTGCGCCGAAAGAGATGGCACGGGCTATCAATGCACAAAGTGCGGTGAACCAAGCTAAAGAGAGTCAAAAAACATCGAATATCACAAAAGCGCTTGTTACTGTGATAGGGTTGAGTTTGTTGAATTTTATTTTGATTACGGGACCATTAATGATTGTACTGGGCATCCTTTTGAGTATTGTATTAATGAGTGTTGCCTTTCTCATGACACCATTTGCTTTAGTGTTTAAATATTACGTTTTATCAGAAGTCATCCTCATTGATGACGTGTTTGCGACAGTGGGTTGGTTCGGATTGGGGCTCATCTTGATTGTATTATTATTTTTTATCCTCAAATGGAGTTATATCGGATTTGTAAAATATTTAAAATGGAACGTTAAATTGGTGAAAAGAGGTGTAAGTGCATGA
- a CDS encoding DUF805 domain-containing protein produces MNLETPKVGFVEAFKLYWTNYVNFKGRSRRSEYWWVMLWHLIIMIPALFLGVVLMFIPILGWIVAVILFIAIGLYSLATIIPNLALTVRRFHDVGFSMLIPILSFILGIIYNIASAFTQKETLFEDEATSTNVSVVNEFAFLPSWVAFTLMAISIILSLVTLIVCLLDSKEQDNQYGPSPKYGRQYVGGDRNHAGMAYQHDYRNDTMTQQDGLRDIEETEKKDDPYRY; encoded by the coding sequence TTGAATTTGGAGACACCTAAAGTAGGATTTGTTGAAGCATTTAAATTATATTGGACAAACTATGTGAATTTCAAAGGGAGAAGTCGTCGGAGTGAGTATTGGTGGGTTATGTTATGGCATCTCATCATTATGATACCAGCGTTATTTTTAGGCGTGGTTTTAATGTTTATTCCGATTTTAGGTTGGATCGTTGCAGTCATTTTGTTTATTGCTATTGGTTTATATTCGTTAGCAACCATTATTCCGAATCTCGCATTAACAGTGAGACGGTTTCATGATGTCGGCTTTTCGATGTTGATTCCGATTTTATCGTTTATTTTAGGCATTATTTATAACATCGCTAGTGCATTTACGCAAAAAGAGACGTTATTCGAGGATGAAGCAACATCGACAAATGTCAGCGTTGTGAATGAATTTGCTTTCTTGCCTAGCTGGGTTGCATTCACATTGATGGCTATTAGCATCATTTTAAGTTTAGTAACGCTTATTGTTTGTTTATTAGACAGTAAGGAACAAGATAATCAATATGGTCCTTCACCAAAATATGGTCGCCAATATGTAGGTGGTGATCGAAATCATGCCGGCATGGCGTACCAACATGATTATCGCAATGACACAATGACGCAACAAGATGGACTGCGTGATATTGAAGAAACAGAAAAGAAAGACGATCCATATCGTTATTAA
- a CDS encoding Na+/H+ antiporter NhaC family protein, giving the protein MSKELRSQKQYGALALLPLVIFLVLYIGVGLVFTMLGTKDAFQLLPRHVAIFIAIVIAWTCYDRKTPITQKVKIFTENAGSSGIAELGLILLLAGGFASAASAMGGQEAMVNLGLSIIPPSLLIPGIFVMSAFVATSIGTSTGTQAAFIPIGVAVAQAADLNVAAAAAAVIAGAYFGDNLSIISDTTIAATTGVGAKMKDKFKANFLIALPAAIITFIIYAIVGGTGHIKGDLSFNFIDVIPYLFVLIAAIAGMNVMLVLISGTALTGMIGVARGNIGVFEWTSKIGEGMEGTFSIFLIAFLISGLVALIRYYGGIDWIVETMKKRANGPKSAEYAMSFLSGLLSAALVHNVVAIIISAPIAKELGQMYKIAPKRMASLLDIFAASALMVLPHDSGMLMAEQFGHVSYFEVLKFSYYPLILILCAVISIHIGMFRKQKNNAVDEQA; this is encoded by the coding sequence ATGTCTAAAGAATTAAGAAGTCAAAAACAATATGGTGCACTTGCTTTATTACCATTAGTCATCTTTTTAGTATTGTACATTGGTGTGGGGCTCGTCTTTACAATGCTCGGCACAAAAGATGCATTTCAACTATTACCGCGACATGTGGCGATTTTTATTGCGATTGTCATTGCATGGACGTGCTACGATCGTAAAACGCCCATCACGCAAAAAGTTAAAATATTTACAGAAAATGCAGGTTCTTCGGGGATTGCAGAACTTGGATTGATTTTACTATTAGCAGGTGGTTTTGCGAGCGCGGCATCAGCAATGGGTGGTCAAGAAGCGATGGTTAACTTGGGCTTATCTATTATTCCACCAAGTTTGCTGATTCCTGGTATTTTTGTGATGAGTGCTTTTGTCGCAACATCAATAGGGACATCAACAGGCACACAAGCTGCTTTTATTCCGATTGGGGTTGCTGTTGCTCAAGCGGCAGACTTAAATGTAGCGGCTGCTGCGGCTGCGGTCATTGCAGGCGCTTACTTCGGCGATAACTTATCTATTATTTCTGATACGACGATTGCAGCAACAACAGGTGTAGGTGCGAAGATGAAAGATAAGTTTAAAGCGAATTTTCTTATCGCACTGCCTGCAGCGATCATCACTTTTATTATTTATGCCATTGTTGGTGGGACAGGGCATATTAAAGGTGATTTAAGTTTTAATTTTATTGATGTGATTCCATATTTATTCGTCCTCATTGCGGCTATTGCGGGGATGAATGTCATGCTCGTGTTAATTTCGGGGACGGCTTTGACAGGTATGATTGGTGTCGCACGAGGAAATATTGGCGTCTTTGAATGGACTTCTAAAATTGGGGAAGGAATGGAAGGCACGTTCTCCATTTTCCTTATCGCTTTCTTAATTTCAGGTTTAGTCGCTTTAATTCGATACTATGGCGGTATTGACTGGATTGTAGAAACAATGAAAAAACGTGCAAATGGACCGAAAAGCGCTGAATATGCGATGAGCTTTCTATCGGGGCTGTTGTCAGCAGCTTTAGTGCACAATGTCGTCGCAATTATTATTTCAGCGCCTATCGCTAAAGAACTCGGCCAAATGTATAAAATTGCACCAAAACGAATGGCCAGCTTGTTAGACATTTTTGCTGCTAGTGCATTAATGGTGTTGCCTCATGACAGCGGGATGTTAATGGCTGAACAGTTCGGCCATGTTTCTTATTTTGAAGTATTGAAGTTTTCATATTATCCACTCATTTTAATTTTATGTGCGGTCATTTCAATTCATATCGGCATGTTTAGAAAACAGAAAAATAATGCTGTTGATGAACAAGCATAA
- a CDS encoding DNA-3-methyladenine glycosylase, with protein MDFIHPPTIQTAQNLLGVQLIYETPEITYSGYIVETEAYLGFKDQAAHGYQGRRTPKVESLYRQGGTIYAHVMHRHLLINFVTQEQGVPEGVLIRAIQPEAGIEMMQRNRGRQGYALTNGPGKLTAAMQIPRSIDGSQLNMGRLKIDTKNRKFPREIEVGPRIGIPNKGDWTAAHLRYSVKGNPYVSHRRKSEMWPVEETWR; from the coding sequence ATGGATTTTATTCACCCACCGACGATTCAAACCGCCCAAAACTTACTCGGGGTTCAATTGATTTATGAAACACCAGAAATCACCTATAGTGGCTATATTGTCGAAACAGAAGCCTATTTAGGTTTTAAAGATCAAGCTGCACATGGCTATCAAGGACGTCGCACACCGAAAGTCGAATCTCTTTATCGACAGGGCGGGACCATTTATGCACATGTCATGCACCGTCACTTGCTCATCAATTTTGTGACACAAGAACAAGGCGTGCCAGAAGGTGTACTCATCCGTGCCATTCAACCTGAAGCAGGCATTGAAATGATGCAACGTAATCGTGGTCGACAAGGCTATGCGTTAACGAATGGGCCAGGAAAGTTAACCGCTGCAATGCAAATCCCTCGTTCTATTGATGGCAGTCAGTTGAATATGGGGCGTTTAAAAATTGATACGAAAAATCGAAAGTTTCCGCGAGAGATCGAAGTTGGACCGCGTATCGGGATTCCGAATAAAGGCGATTGGACAGCTGCCCATTTACGTTATAGTGTTAAAGGGAATCCGTATGTATCACATCGACGAAAAAGTGAGATGTGGCCTGTTGAGGAAACGTGGCGGTAG
- a CDS encoding ABC transporter ATP-binding protein, giving the protein MTLKIEQVTKKFGQFTAVNQISFELEKGKMLGFLGRNGAGKTTTFRMILGLSEPTEGRITYNGRVIDHTMYNHIGYLPEERGLHPKLTVTEELTYLATLKGMDKAAIRKAIDYWLERFKITENRHKKIEALSKGNQQKVQLLASMLHEPELLILDEPFSGLDPVNVELLKQAVKDLNAQGTTIIFSSHRMEHIEELCDAVCILNRGEMVVQGDIPSVKESVGYKRVVVDAPYDLSEVASLPGVLHHKVVKTENFFTVSDETVAEAIFEVVQQKGYTKRFQLMEPTMNEIFIEKVGDLDA; this is encoded by the coding sequence ATGACATTGAAAATTGAGCAAGTCACGAAGAAGTTCGGTCAATTTACCGCAGTGAATCAGATTTCTTTTGAACTTGAAAAAGGGAAAATGTTAGGATTTTTAGGACGCAATGGAGCGGGCAAAACAACAACTTTCCGTATGATTTTAGGATTGTCTGAGCCTACTGAAGGACGTATTACATATAACGGTCGGGTGATTGATCACACGATGTACAATCATATCGGCTATTTACCAGAAGAACGCGGCTTACATCCAAAATTAACAGTTACTGAAGAGTTGACGTATTTAGCGACATTAAAAGGCATGGATAAAGCCGCGATTCGTAAAGCGATTGATTATTGGTTGGAACGCTTTAAAATTACTGAAAATCGTCATAAAAAAATTGAAGCACTTTCAAAAGGGAATCAACAAAAAGTGCAATTGTTGGCGAGTATGTTGCACGAACCTGAATTGTTGATTTTAGATGAACCATTTAGTGGACTCGATCCAGTGAACGTCGAGTTGTTGAAGCAAGCGGTGAAAGATTTGAATGCGCAAGGGACAACAATTATTTTTAGTTCGCATCGTATGGAGCATATTGAAGAACTGTGTGATGCGGTGTGCATTTTAAATCGTGGTGAGATGGTCGTTCAAGGTGACATTCCATCTGTCAAGGAAAGTGTCGGTTATAAACGTGTCGTTGTGGATGCACCGTATGATTTATCAGAAGTTGCGTCATTACCAGGTGTATTACATCATAAAGTTGTTAAAACTGAAAACTTCTTCACAGTGTCGGATGAAACGGTGGCTGAAGCTATCTTTGAAGTCGTACAACAAAAAGGTTACACGAAGAGATTTCAATTGATGGAACCGACGATGAACGAAATCTTTATCGAGAAAGTGGGTGATTTAGATGCGTAA
- the gltS gene encoding sodium/glutamate symporter: MLELNSITTLFLACLLLIVGQAIVNKVEIFNRLSIPSPVIGGLIFAIISAILTSTGVLHIKIDGKFFQDFFMLAFFTTIGLGASFKLLKLGGKVLIVYWVLCGVLATFQNVIGVSMAKVLNIDPLLGLTAGAMSMEGGHGNAAAYGQTIQDFGIDSAVTAALAAATLGLVAGGLLGGPVVRYLIKKHDLTPSNPESFQKDYSNVEINRRLHKHFTVNEVFFIQATVILFCMGLGSYLGQLFSDWSGFNIPLYVASMFIAVIIRNISEFANLYLIDLKLTNQIGDISLSIFLSLALMSIKLTEVYNLALPLIVIVICQIIFVALFSIFIVFRLLGKNYDAAVMIGGFIGHGLGATPNAMANLDAITKKFGNSPRAYLVVPIVGAFLVDLLGFPIITTFINIFKP, translated from the coding sequence ATGTTAGAGCTCAACAGTATTACAACATTGTTTCTTGCCTGTCTATTATTAATTGTGGGGCAAGCTATTGTAAATAAAGTAGAAATATTTAATCGTCTCAGTATTCCATCTCCCGTCATAGGTGGACTTATATTTGCGATTATCTCTGCAATATTAACTTCTACTGGGGTATTACACATCAAAATCGATGGCAAATTTTTCCAAGACTTTTTTATGTTAGCCTTTTTCACAACAATTGGTTTAGGGGCATCATTTAAATTATTAAAACTCGGTGGTAAAGTGTTAATCGTCTACTGGGTGCTCTGTGGTGTGTTAGCGACATTCCAAAACGTCATTGGTGTATCCATGGCAAAAGTGTTAAACATTGATCCGTTATTAGGTTTAACAGCAGGTGCCATGTCAATGGAAGGTGGACACGGGAATGCAGCGGCATACGGTCAAACGATCCAAGATTTCGGTATTGATTCAGCTGTGACAGCCGCACTTGCAGCAGCGACACTAGGTCTTGTAGCAGGTGGCCTATTAGGTGGACCAGTCGTACGTTACTTAATTAAAAAGCATGACTTAACACCAAGTAATCCAGAATCATTTCAAAAAGATTATTCAAATGTAGAGATTAACCGACGTCTCCATAAACACTTTACTGTGAATGAAGTGTTTTTTATTCAAGCGACAGTCATATTATTCTGTATGGGACTCGGCTCATATTTAGGTCAATTGTTCAGTGATTGGTCAGGATTCAATATTCCATTATATGTTGCTTCAATGTTTATTGCGGTAATTATTCGAAACATTTCAGAATTTGCAAATCTTTACTTAATCGACTTAAAACTTACAAATCAAATTGGCGATATTTCATTAAGTATTTTCTTATCACTTGCATTGATGAGTATTAAGTTAACGGAAGTATACAACCTAGCATTACCACTGATTGTGATCGTGATTTGTCAAATTATTTTCGTCGCACTATTCTCTATTTTCATCGTCTTCCGCTTGCTCGGTAAAAACTATGATGCAGCCGTGATGATCGGTGGTTTCATCGGACACGGACTTGGTGCGACACCGAATGCGATGGCCAATTTAGATGCCATTACGAAAAAGTTTGGTAATTCACCACGTGCCTATTTGGTCGTTCCAATTGTGGGCGCATTCTTAGTCGATTTACTTGGATTCCCAATTATTACGACATTCATTAACATCTTTAAACCATAA
- a CDS encoding PadR family transcriptional regulator, giving the protein MNIQFKKGALEMIVLLIIKKEPQYGYSLVQNISKHMMIAEGTVYPLLRRLVKESCLTTYYEPSTEGPARKYYELTREGAQRLQQLKSEWHEFVSIVKIFIEESECE; this is encoded by the coding sequence ATGAACATCCAATTCAAAAAAGGTGCGTTAGAAATGATTGTACTGTTGATTATTAAAAAGGAGCCGCAGTATGGCTACTCACTCGTACAAAATATTTCTAAGCATATGATGATTGCTGAAGGTACGGTTTATCCGTTGTTACGTCGGCTTGTTAAAGAAAGCTGCTTGACGACGTATTACGAACCGTCAACGGAAGGACCTGCGCGTAAATATTATGAACTCACACGTGAAGGGGCTCAGCGGTTACAACAATTGAAATCAGAATGGCATGAATTTGTCAGTATCGTGAAAATTTTTATCGAGGAGAGTGAATGCGAATGA
- a CDS encoding DUF4097 family beta strand repeat-containing protein codes for MKRALFIVFLIGCVMFIVGLAGTVYYTFFHDQQDHEMTQKTYKTNGIKKLALDTKGRDVTFVKGDTLKIKGDISNEDHLKVEKNGSQMNVSISSEKRQNISIHLNPFRPLDKKQLIITLPTSQMDQVTLNGTDTTMTVDDLELAHLTLNLTRADLYVDDSHIQQLATAMKDSALYTEHTDFKKVTAKVGASDVSLEDVPQDIPMSWEINDSTVEVTYVGQLSNTAFHIDGDEGDVNLDGVEGLNNNKVGRGEHQVDIKVENDGDATFSAYE; via the coding sequence ATGAAACGTGCATTGTTCATTGTGTTTTTAATCGGATGTGTGATGTTTATCGTTGGACTTGCCGGCACGGTTTATTACACATTTTTTCATGACCAGCAAGATCATGAGATGACACAAAAAACTTATAAGACGAATGGCATAAAAAAGTTAGCGCTAGATACTAAAGGTAGAGATGTAACATTTGTCAAAGGCGATACATTGAAAATTAAAGGTGACATCTCAAATGAAGATCACCTTAAAGTTGAGAAAAATGGGTCTCAAATGAACGTATCTATTTCCAGTGAGAAACGTCAAAATATCTCAATTCATCTTAATCCGTTTCGTCCTTTAGATAAAAAGCAACTTATCATTACTCTACCTACTTCACAAATGGATCAAGTGACGTTGAATGGGACAGATACAACTATGACTGTAGATGACCTTGAACTCGCACATTTAACTTTGAACCTAACGAGAGCAGATTTGTATGTAGATGACAGTCATATTCAACAACTCGCTACAGCTATGAAGGACAGTGCTTTGTATACGGAACATACTGATTTTAAAAAGGTGACTGCAAAAGTAGGTGCTAGCGATGTCAGCTTAGAAGATGTGCCACAAGATATCCCGATGTCTTGGGAAATTAATGACAGTACTGTGGAGGTTACTTACGTAGGTCAACTTTCGAATACAGCATTTCATATCGATGGGGATGAAGGGGATGTCAACTTAGACGGTGTTGAAGGACTGAACAATAATAAAGTCGGTCGTGGTGAGCATCAAGTCGATATTAAAGTTGAAAATGACGGTGATGCGACATTTTCAGCATATGAATAG